Proteins encoded by one window of Hyphomicrobium nitrativorans NL23:
- the bcsS gene encoding cellulose biosynthesis protein BcsS — MKTVYCRIMLTAVAASTLGISTPGSSFEHSSSGPTSTVVFTGGDFAKDAFAAHAGAIKAVNGDLGKDGVMLRALGVYVEYEYDTDFGAGPIGIDGDAGIFDLMIGYQFIRPSHRLGVYAGVEFQGHELSPDDPFNDIDGNEWGLKIVGDYETATGSPLYVGLIASYSTAFDTYWTRARVGTPVGRFVLGVEGLAHGNNGYDAQRLGGFVNIPVGMHYGILSLSGGYQWADEDSSASSGGSSGAYGGAGISFSF; from the coding sequence ATGAAAACAGTATATTGCCGCATTATGTTGACAGCGGTAGCAGCGAGCACGTTGGGAATTTCCACTCCAGGCTCGTCGTTTGAACACAGCTCTTCCGGGCCAACGTCCACCGTTGTCTTTACGGGCGGCGACTTCGCCAAGGATGCATTCGCTGCGCATGCGGGCGCCATCAAGGCTGTTAATGGTGATCTCGGTAAAGACGGCGTGATGCTGCGCGCTCTCGGTGTCTATGTCGAATACGAGTACGACACCGACTTCGGCGCAGGACCGATCGGCATCGACGGCGACGCCGGGATTTTCGATCTTATGATTGGCTACCAGTTCATTCGTCCGAGCCATCGGCTGGGCGTATACGCCGGCGTCGAGTTTCAGGGGCACGAGCTTTCACCCGACGATCCATTCAACGACATCGACGGCAACGAGTGGGGCCTCAAGATCGTTGGCGATTACGAAACCGCGACGGGCAGCCCGCTCTACGTGGGCCTGATCGCCAGCTACTCGACCGCGTTCGACACCTATTGGACGCGTGCCCGGGTCGGCACCCCGGTCGGACGGTTCGTGCTGGGTGTCGAAGGCTTGGCGCATGGAAACAACGGGTACGACGCGCAACGGCTCGGCGGCTTTGTCAACATCCCGGTCGGCATGCATTACGGCATACTGTCGCTCTCAGGCGGCTATCAATGGGCTGACGAAGATAGCAGCGCATCGAGCGGCGGCAGCAGCGGCGCCTACGGTGGCGCGGGTATCAGTTTTTCCTTCTGA
- a CDS encoding site-specific DNA-methyltransferase, with product MFDPKIEMVPVERLRPYANNARTHSKKQVSQIAESIRRFGFTNPVLVSDSGEIVAGHGRVRAAKQIGMTVVPTVRLSHLTAEERRAYVLADNKLALNAGWDADLLAEEIQALIDIDFDVELTGFSLAEIDLVLDEARELSTQEGGPEDELPVPPVHPVSRAGDIWHLGRHRLVCGDARDPNALAMLMADEQADLMFTDPPYNVAIDGNVCGLGRVKHREFAFATGEMSSDEFTAFLRQTLGSAANACRDGAIAFVCMDWRHMGELLQAGKAAFTELKNLCVWNKTNGGMGTFYRSKHELIFVFKVGTAPHTNSFGLGETGRYRTNVWDYPGISSIGASRSEELAMHPTVKPVALVADAIRDCSRRGEVVLDIFGGSGSTLVASEITGRCARLIEYDPGYCDVIIARWERLTGQRAVHACSKQSFEDVSAERLAVLE from the coding sequence ATGTTCGATCCCAAAATCGAGATGGTCCCAGTCGAACGGCTGAGACCATATGCAAACAACGCTCGAACGCACTCTAAGAAGCAAGTCTCTCAGATTGCCGAGAGCATTCGGCGGTTCGGCTTCACCAACCCTGTGCTTGTTAGCGACAGCGGTGAAATCGTTGCAGGCCACGGGAGAGTGCGTGCTGCGAAGCAAATCGGCATGACGGTGGTGCCGACGGTGCGCTTGTCTCATCTCACCGCCGAAGAGCGGCGGGCCTACGTCTTGGCTGACAATAAGCTCGCGCTCAACGCAGGCTGGGATGCGGATCTTCTCGCCGAAGAGATCCAGGCTCTGATCGATATCGATTTTGATGTCGAGCTCACGGGGTTTTCGCTCGCAGAGATCGATCTTGTTCTTGATGAGGCTCGCGAACTATCGACGCAAGAAGGCGGCCCAGAAGACGAGCTTCCTGTGCCTCCTGTTCATCCCGTTTCACGCGCCGGTGATATCTGGCATCTCGGCCGGCATCGCCTTGTCTGTGGCGATGCCCGCGACCCAAACGCTCTGGCTATGCTGATGGCCGATGAGCAGGCAGATCTGATGTTTACGGATCCGCCCTACAACGTAGCGATCGACGGGAATGTCTGCGGGCTCGGTCGCGTCAAGCACCGAGAGTTTGCCTTCGCCACAGGGGAGATGTCGTCCGATGAGTTCACAGCGTTTCTCCGGCAGACACTCGGGTCCGCCGCAAACGCCTGTCGGGATGGTGCCATCGCTTTCGTTTGCATGGACTGGCGGCACATGGGTGAGCTGCTGCAGGCCGGGAAGGCAGCTTTCACCGAGCTCAAGAACCTGTGCGTCTGGAACAAGACAAACGGTGGCATGGGCACGTTCTATCGTTCGAAGCACGAGCTGATCTTTGTGTTCAAGGTCGGTACGGCGCCGCACACGAACAGCTTTGGCCTTGGTGAGACGGGCCGATATCGAACGAACGTCTGGGATTATCCGGGAATCAGCAGCATCGGGGCCAGCCGGTCCGAAGAGCTTGCCATGCATCCGACGGTCAAGCCCGTGGCACTTGTCGCGGACGCTATTCGGGATTGCTCCAGAAGGGGAGAGGTGGTGCTGGATATCTTCGGAGGCTCGGGATCGACACTCGTTGCTTCTGAAATTACTGGCCGGTGTGCGCGATTGATTGAGTACGACCCGGGGTATTGCGATGTGATTATTGCGCGCTGGGAGCGGCTCACTGGTCAACGCGCGGTTCACGCCTGTTCGAAGCAGTCGTTTGAAGACGTCTCTGCGGAGAGGCTTGCGGTGCTGGAATGA
- a CDS encoding DUF5681 domain-containing protein — protein MTKKELSEDIVTGVRKAVLEGVGYGKPPVHSRFQKGTSGNPNGRPRKRAAEPAPSDSGMRDAILAESRRLLSVHEKDGTSLKLSAREVVLRAQLKAAAQGNSYAQEYFLKRVERAEREEAQAIADENEIAHAYVAGCCAEIEAAVKDGRPEPQFLPHPDDIYFEPGKRYEIRGPATPEELDAVMRICKIRDVYVMHCATNAGVASNNYQIASEVLFIRGFEQFLPERLRLDDVYAQLYWYAAMPKRVVRDRILDACRDLGVVGAPDDCLELLRIDMGRCLAVCR, from the coding sequence ATGACAAAGAAGGAGCTCAGCGAGGACATTGTTACAGGCGTCCGGAAAGCGGTGCTCGAAGGTGTCGGCTACGGGAAGCCGCCTGTGCATTCGCGGTTCCAGAAGGGCACATCCGGCAACCCAAACGGACGTCCTCGCAAGCGCGCAGCGGAGCCAGCTCCATCCGATTCCGGGATGCGGGACGCTATTCTCGCTGAGAGCCGGCGCCTATTGAGCGTTCACGAGAAGGACGGAACATCTCTCAAGCTATCTGCGCGAGAGGTTGTGCTGCGTGCTCAGTTGAAAGCTGCCGCGCAGGGAAACTCGTACGCGCAGGAATATTTCCTCAAGCGTGTCGAACGAGCTGAGCGAGAAGAAGCACAAGCGATTGCTGACGAGAATGAGATCGCTCATGCGTACGTAGCGGGCTGTTGTGCGGAAATCGAAGCTGCGGTCAAGGATGGCCGCCCCGAGCCTCAGTTCCTGCCGCATCCTGATGACATATATTTTGAACCAGGGAAGAGATACGAGATCCGCGGGCCGGCGACGCCAGAAGAGTTGGACGCGGTCATGCGGATTTGTAAAATTCGCGATGTCTATGTGATGCACTGTGCGACCAATGCGGGCGTTGCTTCGAATAACTACCAAATAGCGTCGGAGGTTCTGTTCATACGCGGCTTTGAGCAGTTCCTGCCGGAGCGGCTGCGTTTGGATGATGTTTATGCACAATTATACTGGTACGCGGCCATGCCGAAGAGGGTGGTTCGAGATCGCATTTTGGATGCGTGCAGAGACCTAGGCGTGGTCGGCGCACCCGACGATTGCCTTGAGCTGCTACGCATCGATATGGGTCGCTGTCTTGCAGTATGCAGATAG
- the fabF gene encoding beta-ketoacyl-ACP synthase II, translated as MGGATRNSKRIVVTGLGVVSPLGCGADIAWSRLLAANSGVTRLPEELASRLAAKIAGQVPTKSGDPTGGFDPSPWVPPKDQRKMDRFILLALIAAAEAIAQAGWAPTTAYAEERTATIIASGIGGFLAIVNAVRTTDQRGVDRLSPFTVPSFLANLAAGQISIRHRFKGPIGAPVTACAAGVQAIGDAARLIRSDEADIAICGGAEGCLDLVSLGGFSAARALSTAYNDKPSHASRPFDRDRDGFVMGEGAGVLVIEALDHAMDRGATPLAELVGYGTSADAYHITAGPEDGEGARRAMFSALRQAGLEPSDVQHLNAHSTSTPVGDLGELAAIKAVFGQRNAIAVSATKSATGHLLGAAGGLEAIFTILALRDQIAPPTLNLDNPDPEAEGVDLVGVKARPMSMDYAISNGFGFGGVNASVVFRRWNRR; from the coding sequence ATGGGCGGAGCAACACGAAACAGCAAGCGCATCGTCGTGACCGGCCTTGGCGTCGTTTCACCGCTGGGTTGCGGTGCAGACATCGCATGGAGCCGCTTGTTGGCAGCAAACTCCGGAGTAACGCGGCTACCAGAGGAACTTGCATCTCGGCTCGCAGCCAAGATCGCGGGCCAAGTGCCGACAAAATCTGGAGATCCGACAGGCGGGTTTGATCCGTCCCCTTGGGTGCCACCCAAGGATCAGCGTAAGATGGATCGCTTTATCCTGTTGGCACTGATTGCAGCCGCCGAAGCGATTGCGCAGGCCGGCTGGGCTCCCACCACGGCCTACGCCGAGGAGCGCACCGCTACCATCATCGCATCGGGGATCGGGGGCTTCCTGGCTATCGTCAACGCAGTGCGGACGACCGATCAGCGCGGCGTGGACCGACTCTCTCCATTTACGGTTCCGTCCTTCCTCGCCAATCTGGCGGCGGGACAGATCTCGATCCGACATCGCTTTAAAGGGCCGATCGGCGCTCCGGTAACCGCCTGCGCTGCCGGCGTACAGGCCATCGGCGACGCAGCCCGACTGATTCGTTCCGACGAAGCCGACATCGCAATCTGCGGTGGCGCCGAAGGCTGCCTCGACCTTGTGAGCCTGGGTGGATTTTCCGCAGCCCGGGCCTTGTCCACCGCATACAATGACAAACCTTCTCACGCCTCGCGGCCGTTCGACCGTGATCGCGACGGGTTCGTTATGGGAGAAGGAGCGGGCGTGCTCGTCATCGAAGCGCTGGATCACGCCATGGACCGCGGCGCAACACCGCTTGCGGAACTCGTCGGCTACGGCACGAGCGCGGATGCTTACCACATTACGGCTGGTCCCGAAGACGGCGAAGGCGCACGCCGCGCCATGTTTTCGGCTCTGCGGCAGGCAGGCCTTGAACCGTCCGATGTGCAGCACCTGAACGCCCATTCGACGTCAACCCCTGTCGGCGATCTCGGCGAGCTCGCGGCCATCAAGGCGGTGTTCGGCCAAAGAAACGCTATTGCGGTCAGCGCGACAAAGTCTGCGACAGGTCATCTGCTCGGCGCAGCCGGTGGACTTGAAGCGATTTTCACGATCCTGGCGCTGCGCGATCAAATCGCACCACCTACGCTCAATCTCGACAATCCGGATCCTGAGGCGGAAGGCGTCGATCTCGTGGGCGTCAAAGCGAGGCCGATGAGCATGGACTATGCCATCTCGAACGGATTCGGTTTCGGAGGCGTCAACGCAAGCGTCGTTTTCCGTCGCTGGAACAGGAGATAG
- a CDS encoding thiolase family protein: MNVTKRGSGSEPIFIVSPVRTPIGAYNGTLKDIPATELGAVVVRETLRRAGLDPASVGSVVMGNVVQAGNRMNPARQAAIGGGLPVTAPAMTVNRVCGSGAQAVVTAAQQIASGEIGVAIAGGMENMDRAPYLMGNGRWGYRMGPAQMHDSMLTDGLNDAFSGEHSGWHTEDLVTRSQLSREDQDRFALRSQHRFAAAHAAGHFADEIVAVDVKGRKGTLQFARDEAPRPDTTGEGLAALKPAFRKDGTITAGNAPGLNSGAAAMIVASAGAVARHGLAPMARIVSYGIAAVEPGLFGLGPVPAVRIALDRAGWSIADIERIEVNEAFAAVPLAVAKDLGLPEDVINVEGGAIAHGHPIGATGAVLITRLLHSMKRDGLQRGIVTLCIGGGQGIALALERD; encoded by the coding sequence ATGAACGTGACCAAGCGTGGTTCTGGCTCCGAGCCGATTTTTATCGTCAGTCCCGTCAGAACGCCCATCGGTGCCTACAACGGTACCCTTAAGGATATCCCCGCGACCGAGCTCGGTGCCGTGGTCGTGCGTGAAACCCTGCGGCGCGCGGGACTCGATCCGGCTTCGGTCGGGTCTGTCGTCATGGGCAACGTCGTCCAGGCCGGGAACCGAATGAACCCGGCTCGCCAGGCGGCAATTGGCGGTGGTCTTCCGGTGACGGCGCCAGCCATGACCGTCAACCGCGTGTGCGGCTCAGGAGCGCAGGCGGTCGTCACGGCCGCTCAGCAGATCGCGTCGGGTGAGATCGGCGTCGCAATCGCCGGCGGTATGGAGAACATGGACAGGGCGCCGTACCTCATGGGCAACGGCCGATGGGGCTACCGTATGGGCCCGGCCCAGATGCACGACAGCATGCTGACCGATGGCCTGAACGATGCCTTCTCTGGTGAGCATTCCGGCTGGCATACAGAAGATCTCGTTACGCGGTCGCAGCTCTCGCGCGAGGATCAGGATCGGTTTGCCCTCAGATCTCAGCATCGGTTCGCGGCCGCCCACGCCGCGGGACACTTTGCTGATGAGATCGTCGCGGTGGATGTGAAGGGGCGCAAGGGGACACTGCAGTTCGCGCGCGACGAGGCGCCCCGTCCCGATACGACTGGCGAGGGCCTCGCGGCCCTCAAGCCTGCGTTCCGCAAGGATGGCACTATAACGGCTGGGAATGCACCGGGTCTCAATAGCGGCGCGGCTGCCATGATCGTCGCGAGCGCGGGTGCCGTCGCACGGCACGGTCTTGCTCCAATGGCCCGGATCGTGTCCTACGGGATCGCAGCAGTCGAGCCCGGTCTGTTCGGTCTCGGCCCTGTACCGGCGGTTCGTATCGCCCTAGACCGCGCCGGCTGGTCGATTGCCGACATCGAGCGCATCGAGGTCAACGAGGCGTTTGCCGCGGTGCCGCTGGCGGTGGCCAAGGATCTTGGTCTGCCGGAGGATGTCATCAACGTCGAGGGCGGCGCCATCGCTCATGGACATCCGATCGGCGCCACGGGTGCGGTTCTGATCACGCGTCTGTTGCACTCCATGAAGCGCGATGGCCTTCAACGCGGCATTGTCACCCTTTGCATCGGTGGCGGACAGGGAATCGCTCTCGCGCTGGAGCGTGACTAA
- a CDS encoding MATE family efflux transporter, with product MSEMPAAAKSGPAEEAHTETLSPATRRLLHGPILPTLLGMAWPNMLIMLAQAATGLIETWWISHLGTDALAGMALTFPLIMLMQMMSAGAIGGAISSAVARALGAGRRDDADALVLHALVINLVFGLVFAGLMLAFGRSIYTALGGRGAELEAALAYSNVVFAGNVFLWTLNGFASVIRGTGNMLVPAVVICAGVALLVPLSPLLIYGFGPLPALGIAGGGVALVLFNVGGTVVLAWYVLSGRNLARLRWMPLEWAKFREILGVGAAGAFNTIQTNVVIALATALVAAAAGAEAVAGFGTGVRLEYLLVPLIFGLGAPMVALVGTNIGAGQRERALRIALTGGAIAFALTEAIGLAAAVWPNAWLRLFSTEPEMIDAGTRYLRIVGPTYGFFGLGLALYFASQGAGRMLWPVIAGLVRIGIALGGGWLALRWTGSLDGVFAALALGIAAYGLILILSIRSGIGLRTMKAPAQ from the coding sequence ATGTCGGAAATGCCAGCGGCCGCCAAGAGCGGCCCTGCCGAAGAGGCGCATACCGAGACGCTCAGTCCGGCCACCCGTCGGCTGCTGCACGGCCCCATCCTTCCGACGCTGCTCGGCATGGCCTGGCCGAACATGCTCATCATGCTCGCCCAGGCAGCAACGGGCCTGATCGAGACCTGGTGGATCTCTCACCTCGGAACTGATGCACTCGCCGGCATGGCGCTGACCTTCCCCCTGATCATGCTGATGCAGATGATGTCGGCCGGCGCTATAGGCGGGGCCATCTCGTCCGCCGTCGCACGCGCGCTCGGCGCCGGCCGTCGCGACGACGCGGACGCGCTCGTGCTCCACGCCCTGGTGATCAATCTGGTCTTTGGTCTCGTCTTCGCAGGGCTCATGCTGGCGTTTGGCCGCTCGATCTATACGGCGCTCGGAGGGAGAGGCGCTGAGCTCGAAGCGGCACTCGCCTATTCCAACGTCGTGTTCGCAGGCAACGTATTCCTCTGGACCTTGAACGGCTTTGCCAGCGTCATACGCGGCACGGGCAACATGCTGGTCCCCGCCGTCGTCATATGCGCCGGAGTGGCGCTGCTGGTCCCGCTGTCGCCGTTGTTGATCTACGGGTTCGGGCCGCTGCCGGCCCTTGGCATTGCGGGAGGCGGGGTCGCTTTGGTTCTCTTCAATGTGGGCGGAACAGTCGTGCTGGCTTGGTACGTCCTCTCCGGCCGCAATCTCGCGCGGCTGCGCTGGATGCCGCTCGAATGGGCCAAGTTCCGCGAAATCCTGGGTGTCGGAGCGGCCGGAGCCTTCAACACGATTCAAACGAACGTCGTGATCGCACTGGCGACAGCGCTGGTGGCGGCCGCAGCAGGAGCGGAGGCGGTTGCCGGCTTCGGCACAGGCGTTCGACTCGAGTATCTGCTTGTGCCGTTGATCTTCGGACTGGGCGCTCCCATGGTTGCCCTCGTCGGCACGAACATCGGCGCCGGACAGCGCGAGCGTGCCTTGCGCATTGCCTTAACAGGTGGAGCGATCGCCTTTGCCCTCACGGAAGCGATAGGACTTGCCGCTGCAGTCTGGCCGAACGCGTGGCTCCGCCTGTTCAGCACCGAGCCGGAGATGATCGACGCCGGCACGCGCTATCTGCGCATTGTAGGCCCAACCTATGGCTTTTTTGGCCTCGGTCTCGCGCTCTATTTCGCCTCACAGGGTGCCGGCCGAATGCTCTGGCCCGTCATCGCCGGCTTGGTCCGTATCGGCATCGCACTGGGTGGCGGCTGGCTGGCGCTGCGCTGGACCGGATCGCTCGACGGCGTCTTCGCGGCACTCGCCCTTGGCATTGCGGCTTACGGGCTTATCCTCATCCTCTCCATCCGGAGCGGGATCGGATTGCGCACGATGAAGGCCCCGGCTCAATAA
- a CDS encoding efflux RND transporter periplasmic adaptor subunit, which produces MEAPLVRVATVRPAGAAERAFTGVISARVQSNLGFRVGGKVVERLVDTGQPVALGQPLMKLDRTDLELAIAARNNAIEAARAVAVQARADEVRYRDLVAKGWVSNQRYELARSARDNADAQLAAAEATAQVAKNEGDYAVLLADADGVVVETLAEPGQVVAAGQTVVRLAHAGPREATVSLPEGVRPSIGSEATATLYGNGSSSSNAYLRQLSDAADPATRTYEARYVLEGAAARAPLGATVTIRMPEDASSRVVEVPLGALFDNGTATGVWLIDPNTPVIGFRGVKVHELRSEQALISQGLESGDQVVALGAHLLHEGARVRIVGTEAVSR; this is translated from the coding sequence GTGGAGGCGCCGCTGGTCCGTGTGGCGACGGTGCGACCTGCGGGAGCGGCGGAGCGTGCGTTCACGGGCGTCATCTCGGCCCGCGTGCAAAGCAACCTTGGGTTTCGCGTTGGCGGCAAGGTTGTCGAGCGGCTTGTCGACACGGGGCAGCCGGTCGCGCTGGGTCAGCCCCTCATGAAGCTCGACCGCACGGACCTCGAGCTTGCCATCGCGGCCCGCAACAACGCTATCGAGGCGGCCCGCGCCGTGGCCGTCCAGGCGCGGGCCGACGAGGTGCGCTATCGCGACCTCGTCGCCAAGGGCTGGGTGTCGAACCAGCGGTACGAGCTGGCCCGATCCGCGCGCGACAATGCAGATGCTCAGCTCGCGGCCGCGGAGGCCACGGCGCAAGTTGCGAAGAATGAGGGCGATTACGCGGTGCTGCTGGCGGATGCCGACGGCGTTGTCGTCGAGACGCTGGCCGAGCCGGGGCAGGTCGTGGCGGCCGGGCAGACGGTTGTCCGCCTTGCTCATGCCGGTCCGCGCGAGGCCACCGTCAGTCTGCCGGAAGGGGTTCGGCCGAGCATCGGATCGGAAGCGACTGCGACACTCTATGGAAACGGCAGCTCATCGTCGAATGCGTACCTCCGTCAGCTCTCCGATGCTGCCGATCCCGCGACGCGCACGTATGAAGCACGCTATGTGCTCGAAGGCGCTGCCGCTCGCGCGCCGCTTGGCGCGACGGTCACAATCCGCATGCCGGAGGATGCTTCATCGCGCGTCGTCGAGGTGCCCTTGGGTGCCTTGTTCGACAACGGCACTGCCACGGGCGTCTGGCTGATCGACCCGAACACGCCCGTTATCGGGTTTCGGGGGGTCAAGGTGCACGAGCTTCGTAGTGAGCAGGCTTTGATCAGCCAAGGCTTGGAAAGCGGTGATCAGGTCGTTGCACTTGGCGCCCATCTTCTTCACGAGGGTGCCCGCGTCCGCATTGTCGGAACGGAGGCGGTCTCACGATGA